From Brassica oleracea var. oleracea cultivar TO1000 chromosome C3, BOL, whole genome shotgun sequence, a single genomic window includes:
- the LOC106331363 gene encoding uncharacterized protein LOC106331363, which yields MKIVAKIIALASIFSLVLSYSSLVSSLQQSLHLLSMYISLVDKKYMFLLCNGIVGFIMGNFKTLLHGTAMNIVEETEELRINHTRKSEMKNVVALLGEQRVSKKEEGEVVALLGVQRVSKGEGVVALNGELCVSKEEEDGEERVDLLREEEVIMVFEDDNGGKDLTVITIDEHDDDDDDDEINDNLLSSEDLNKKCEEFIRKMKAGIRSESRKLLTS from the coding sequence ATGAAGATAGTCGCTAAGATTATAGCCTTGGCTTCCATTTTCTCTCTTGTTCTATCTTACTCTTCTTTAGTCTCCTCTCTTCAACAAAGTCTCCATTTGCTTTCCATGTATATCAGCCTTGTGGACAAGAAGTACATGTTCTTGTTATGCAATGGTATTGTAGGCTTTATCATGGGGAATTTCAAAACCCTTTTGCACGGCACAGCCATGAACATCGTTGAAGAAACGGAAGAACTAAGGATCAACCACACGCGAAAATCAGAAATGAAGAATGTAGTGGCGCTACTTGGAGAACAGCGTGTATCCAAAAAAGAGGAGGGAGAAGTAGTGGCACTACTTGGAGTACAGCGTGTATCCAAAGGAGAAGGAGTAGTGGCACTAAATGGAGAACTGTGTGTATCTAAAGAAGAAGAAGACGGAGAAGAAAGGGTTGATTTATTAAGAGAAGAAGAAGTTATAATGGTCTTTGAGGATGACAATGGAGGTAAAGACCTCACTGTCATTACAATAGATGAGCATGATGATGATGATGATGATGATGAGATAAATGACAACTTATTAAGTTCGGAAGATTTGAACAAGAAATGTGAGGAGTTCATCAGGAAGATGAAGGCTGGGATCAGATCAGAGTCTCGGAAGTTACTTACCTCTTAG
- the LOC106331364 gene encoding eukaryotic translation initiation factor 1A-like produces MPKNKGKGGKNRKRGKNEADDEKRELIFKEDGQEYAQVLRMLGNGRCECMCIDGTKRLCHIRGKMHKKVWIAAGDIILVGLRDYQDDKADVILKYMSDEARLLKAYGELPENTRLNEGIVGDLEEDDDNDAEEFVHFEDEDIDRI; encoded by the coding sequence ATGCCGAAGAACAAGGGAAAGGGAGGAAAGAACAGGAAGAGAGGAAAGAACGAAGCCGACGACGAGAAGCGCGAGCTCATCTTCAAAGAAGACGGACAAGAATACGCGCAAGTCCTTCGCATGCTCGGCAACGGAAGATGCGAGTGCATGTGCATCGACGGCACCAAGCGTCTCTGCCACATCCGCGGCAAGATGCACAAGAAGGTCTGGATCGCGGCGGGCGACATCATACTCGTTGGTCTGAGAGACTACCAGGACGACAAGGCTGACGTCATTCTCAAGTACATGTCTGACGAGGCGAGGCTTCTCAAGGCTTACGGTGAGCTTCCGGAGAACACTCGTCTCAACGAAGGTATCGTTGGTGATCTCGAAGAAGATGATGACAATGACGCTGAAGAGTTTGTCCACTTTGAGGACGAGGATATTGATAGGATCTAA
- the LOC106331359 gene encoding ribonuclease Z, chloroplastic: MQLSVPISPSKISPPIFPFANRLGPPPIHHLIHTPRANFVTPLRVSGYFSSISRAIEEEEEYRKARAAVNRKVVELDGYAIEGVSVGGHETCVIVPELKCVFDIGRCPSRAIQQKFLFITHAHLDHIGGLPMYVASRGLYNLEPPKIFVPPSIKEDVEKLLDIHRTMGQVELNVELIPLSVGETYELRNDIVVRPFATHHVIPSQGYVIYSVRNKLKKQYGHLKGKQIEKIKKSGVEITDMILSPEIAFTGDTTAEYMLDPRNADALRAKVLITEATFLDESFSNEHAQALGHTHISQIIENAKWIRSKTVLLTHFSSRYNIEEIREAVLKLQSKVSAKVIPLTEGFKSRYS; this comes from the exons ATGCAGCTCTCGGTTCCAATCTCACCTTCCAAGATCTCACCACCAATCTTCCCTTTCGCCAATCGACTCGGCCCTCCACCGATTCACCACCTTATACACACCCCCCGCGCCAACTTCGTGACCCCCCTCAGAGTCTCCGGCTACTTCTCCTCCATCAGCCGAGCAATCGAAGAGGAAGAAGAGTACCGCAAGGCACGCGCCGCAGTGAACCGCAAAGTCGTCGAATTGGACGGCTACGCAATCGAGGGCGTCTCCGTCGGCGGCCACGAGACTTGCGTCATCGTCCCCGAGCTCAAATGCGTCTTCGACATCGGAAGGTGTCCGTCACGCGCCATCCAGCAGAAGTTCCTTTTCATCACCCACGCGCATCTCGATCACATC GGAGGTTTACCGATGTATGTAGCTAGCCGTGGCTTATACAATCTCGAGCCGCCTAAGATATTCGTGCCGCCGTCCATTAAAGAAGATGTTGAGAAGCTACTTGACATTCACAGGACTATGGGTCAAGTCGAGCTCAACGTTGAACTCATTCCACTCAGCGTTGGTGAGACATATGAGTTGCGCAATGACATTGTCGTTAGACCTTTTGCAACTCACCACGTCATACCCAGCCAG GGCTATGTTATCTACTCGGTTAGGAACAAGTTGAAGAAGCAGTATGGTCACCTTAAAGGCAAACAGATCGAAAAGATTAAAAAATCTGGCGTTGAG ATTACAGATATGATATTGTCCCCTGAGATAGCTTTCACTGGAGATACAACTGCAGAGTATATGCTTGACCCTCGTAACGCTGATGCTTTGAGGGCTAAAGTGCTTATAACCGAG GCTACCTTCTTGGATGAAAGTTTTAGCAATGAGCATGCGCAGGCACTCGGTCACACTCATATATCTCAG ATCATTGAGAATGCAAAGTGGATCCGGAGCAAAACTGTGTTGTTAACGCATTTCTCATCACGTTACAATATAGAG GAAATTCGTGAAGCTGTGCTCAAGTTGCAATCAAAAGTGTCCGCAAAAGTTATTCCTCTTACAGAAGGATTTAAGTCAAGATATTCTTGA
- the LOC106331355 gene encoding 3-oxoacyl-[acyl-carrier-protein] synthase, mitochondrial — protein sequence MATSFLRRNLNTTRFSLNRFISTSSSSYSSPHRRVVVTGLGMVTPLGRGVETTWRRLIGGESGIRGLTPDDLKMSSFDEETKLYTFDQLSSKVAAFVPYGSNTGEFDEGLWLNSKAIAKFIGYALCAADEALRDAEWLPTEEEEKERTGVSIGGGIGSISDIVEAAQMICEKRLRRLSPFFIPKILVNMASGHVSMKYGFQGPNHAAVTACATGAHSIGDATRMIQFGDADVMVAGGTESSIDALSVAGFSRSRALSTKFNSSPQEASRPFDCGRDGFVIGEGSGVIVLEELEHAKRRGAKIYAELCGYGMSGDAHHITQPPEDGKGAVLAMTRALKQSGLSPNEVDYVNAHATSTPMGDAVEARAIKTVFSDHATSGTLAFSSTKGATGHLLGAAGAVEAIFSVLAIHHGVAPLTLNVKNPDPIFDKSFMPLTTSKEMLVKTAMSNSFGFGGTNASLLFASI from the exons ATGGCGACCTCTTTCCTTCGCAGAAACTTGAACACTACTCGCTTCAGCTTAAACCGCTTTATCTCTACATCCTCTTCTTCTTATTCTTCCCCACATCGCCGCGTTGTTGTCACTG GTCTAGGAATGGTGACTCCACTTGGACGAGGCGTGGAGACGACATGGAGGCGTTTGATTGGTGGAGAAAGTGGGATTAGAGGACTGACACCTGATGATCTCAAGATGAGTTCGTTTGATGAAGAGACAAAGTTGTATACTTTTGATCAGCTTTCCTCTAAAGTCGCCGCCTTTGTGCCTTATGGATCAAACACAGGTGAATTTGATGAGGGTCTTTGGTTAAACTCCAAG GCAATTGCGAAGTTCATTGGATATGCTTTATGTGCTGCTGATGAAGCCTTGAGAGATGCAGAGTGGTTACCAACCGAAGAGGAGGAAAAAGAAAGAACA GGAGTCTCTATTGGCGGTGGAATCGGAAGTATAAGTGACATTGTAGAGGCAGCGCAGATGATTTGTGAAAAG AGGCTGCGGCGGCTTAGTCCCTTTTTCATCCCAAAGATATTAGTAAACATGGCTTCGGGTCACGTTAGCATGAAGTATGGATTCCAG GGGCCAAACCATGCTGCTGTGACAGCTTGCGCAACTGGAGCCCACTCTATAGGCGATGCCACTAGGATGATTCAGTTTGGAGATGCAGATGTTATGGTAGCAGGTGGAACTGAGTCCAGCATTGATGCTCTCTCCGTTGCTGGATTCTCTAG ATCAAGAGCTTTGTCGACTAAGTTCAATTCATCACCGCAAGAAGCTTCACGGCCTTTCGATTGTGGCCGGGATGGTTTTGT GATAGGGGAAGGCTCAGGGGTTATTGTACTGGAG GAACTTGAGCATGCAAAAAGACGTGGAGCAAAAATTTATGCTGAGCTTTGTGGATATGGGATGTCAG GCGATGCACACCATATCACTCAACCTCCTGAAGATGGAAAAGGAGCTGTTTTGGCCATGACACGTGCCTTAAAACAG TCTGGTTTGAGTCCAAATGAAGTTGATTATGTAAACGCACACGCAACATCTACCCCAATGG GCGATGCTGTGGAAGCAAGGGCTATCAAGACCGTATTCTCTGATCACGCCACTTCAGGCACATTGGCTTTCTCCTCCACCAAG GGAGCTACTGGTCATCTTCTTGGAGCAGCTGGAGCTGTAGAAGCTATTTTCAGCGTTCTTGCTATACACCAC GGAGTTGCTCCTCTGACGCTGAATGTCAAGAATCCAGATCCCATCTTCGACAAGAGTTTCATGCCTTTAACCACTTCGAAAGAGATGCTAGTTAAGACTGCGATGTCGAACTCTTTTGGCTTCGGTGGAACAAATGCATCTTTGCTCTTTGCCTCAATCTAA
- the LOC106331360 gene encoding protein-tyrosine-phosphatase IBR5 translates to MRKRERENPCSLCGHYHKYEEGEVCGICGHRMPDPSDVPAPQVHVSAFPSEILPDFLFLGSYDNASRSELLKTQGISRILNTVPMCQNLYRNSFTYHGLSDEKVLQFDDAIKFLDQCETDKARVLVHCMSGKSRSPAVVIAYLMKRKGWRLAESHQWVKQRRPTTDISPEFYQQLEAFEQAVFGSREGMMSAMSLNDPPTFGFGFPKVNNVQAQVPVFNSAPASSIFSSPASSIPPQGFTFGAAPPKPTTGDDITMEGS, encoded by the exons ATGAGGAAGAGAGAGAGGGAGAACCCTTGTTCGCTTTGCGGGCATTACCACAAGTACGAGGAAGGAGAAGTCTGTGGAATCTGTGGCCACCGTATGCCTGATCCCTCCGATGTGCCGGCTCCTCAAGTCCACGTCAGCGCTTTTCCGTCTGAGATCTTGCCGGATTTTCTCTTCCTAGGGAGCTACGACAACGCCTCCCGCTCTGAGCTTCTCAAGACTCAGGGAATCTCTCGCATTCTTAAT ACGGTTCCTATGTGCCAGAATCTATACAGGAACTCATTCACTTATCATGGCCTCTCTGATGAAAAAGTCTTGCAATTTGATGATGCTATCAAGTTCTTAG ACCAATGTGAGACGGACAAGGCACGTGTTCTTGTGCACTGCATGTCAGGGAAAAGCAG ATCACCAGCGGTTGTTATAGCGTACTTGATGAAACGTAAAGGGTGGAGACTCGCTGAGAGTCATCAGTGGGTTAAGCAACGAAGACCCACAACTGACATATCTCCAG AGTTCTACCAACAACTGGAGGCCTTTGAGCAGGCCGTATTCGGATCAAGAGAAGGAATGATGTCGGCCATGAGTCTCAACGATCCTCCAACATTTGGGTTTGGTTTCCCAAAGGTTAATAACGTTCAAGCGCAAGTCCCTGTGTTCAACAGTGCTCCTGCTTCTTCTATATTTTCATCCCCTGCTTCAAGTATCCCTCCTCAAGGGTTCACTTTTGGAGCTGCTCCACCAAAGCCAACTACCGGCGATGATATTACCATGGAAGGCTCTTGA
- the LOC106331357 gene encoding GDSL esterase/lipase At2g04570, with protein MGHLKSLFTLLFFFIITSSLAVTFAGKIPAVIVFGDSTVDAGNNNYIPTVARSNFEPYGRDFDGGKPTGRFCNGKIATDFMSEAIGLKPTIPAYLDPSYNISDFATGVTFASAATGYDNATSDVLSVLPLWKQLEYYKEYQTKLEAYQGKDRATETITNSLYLISIGTNDFLENYFAFPGRSSQYSVNLYQDFLAGIAKDFVTKLHGLGARKISLGGLPPMGCMPLERATNIGTGGECVGRFNDIAVQFNGKLERLVEKLSKELSGSVLVFSNPYEPFMRIIKNPSSFGFEVAAAACCATGMFEMGYSCQRNNPFTCSNADKYVFWDSFHPTQKTHRIMANFLMNDTFSHFLQ; from the exons ATGGGACACCTCAAAAGTCTTTTCACACTTCTCTTCTTCTTCATAATAACTTCGTCGCTAGCAGTAACGTTTGCCGGTAAAATACCCGCGGTCATCGTGTTCGGCGACTCAACCGTTGATGCGGGTAACAACAACTATATCCCAACGGTCGCAAGAAGCAACTTTGAGCCATATGGACGGGACTTTGATGGTGGGAAACCGACTGGGAGGTTTTGTAACGGAAAGATTGCGACGGATTTTATGTCGGAAGCCATAGGGCTCAAACCAACAATTCCGGCATACTTGGATCCTTCTTACAACATTTCAGATTTTGCAACAGGTGTTACTTTTGCTTCTGCTGCCACCGGCTACGACAACGCCACTTCTGATGTGCTG TCGGTTCTTCCACTGTGGAAACAACTTGAATACTACAAAGAATACCAAACAAAACTAGAAGCATACCAAGGAAAAGACCGAGCCACAGAAACCATAACCAATTCTCTCTACCTCATAAGCATAGGGACCAACGACTTCCTCGAGAACTACTTTGCCTTTCCGGGACGTTCTTCTCAATACTCGGTCAATCTTTACCAAGATTTTCTAGCTGGAATCGCCAAAGACTTTGTGACGAAGCTGCACGGACTTGGCGCTAGGAAGATTTCACTAGGTGGATTGCCTCCAATGGGATGCATGCCTTTAGAGAGAGCCACCAACATTGGCACGGGAGGGGAGTGCGTTGGACGCTTTAACGACATTGCGGTCCAGTTCAACGGCAAGCTTGAGAGGCTTGTTGAGAAGCTGAGCAAAGAGCTTTCGGGTTCCGTCCTCGTTTTCTCAAATCCCTATGAACCATTTATGCGAATCATCAAGAACCCTTCCTCTTTTGGGTTCGAGGTGGCCGCAGCGGCTTGCTGTGCGACGGGGATGTTCGAGATGGGATATAGTTGCCAAAGGAATAACCCATTCACATGTTCAAACGCAGACAAGTATGTGTTTTGGGACTCATTTCATCCAACACAGAAGACTCATCGCATCATGGCCAATTTTCTCATGAACGACACATTCTCTCACTTCCTGCAATGA
- the LOC106330381 gene encoding uncharacterized protein LOC106330381, with the protein MGKNFEAMECPEEYQKKITVYYLEGDATGWWDSIDRQRGHTITSWESFKGEFERKYFPPEAKHRLERQFMNLVQGDMPVGSYESEFTRLRRHVFDGREDEATMIRNFMYGLKPELGSRLAGSNFSSLSDLVEKTVNVETVLEAERKIIQHSGGHTKFSQGERPNFNKDPRSNKGKGRGFGGQANNRGNTGVCYTCDQPGHISRFCPKNQRNNQWSNQQGYSSLRMEDVTCFFCGRKGHYASSCPNKPIPSTSLAIRAPPSRPAIVPAPKKQNLGGRVYA; encoded by the coding sequence ATGGGGAAGAACTTTGAGGCTATGGAGTGTCCTGAGGAGTATCAAAAGAAGATCACGGTGTACTATTTGGAAGGCGACGCAACAGGATGGTGGGACAGTATAGACAGGCAGCGTGGACACACCATCACATCATGGGAATCGTTCAAGGGAGAGTTTGAGAGGAAGTATTTTCCTCCAGAAGCGAAGCATCGGTTAGAGCGCCAATTCATGAACCTTGTTCAAGGAGATATGCCCGTAGGGAGTTATGAGTCGGAGTTCACAAGGTTGAGGCGACACGTTTTTGATGGGCGTGAAGATGAAGCAACTATGATCCGTAACTTTATGTACGGATTGAAGCCGGAGCTTGGAAGTCGTTTAGCTGGAAGCAACTTTAGCAGCTTATCGGATCTGGTGGAAAAAACTGTTAATGTTGAGACTGTGTTAGAGGCGGAAAGGAAGATTATACAACATTCTGGTGGACATACCAAGTTTAGCCAAGGAGAAAGGCCGAATTTCAACAAGGATCCAAGATCTAACAAAGGCAAAGGGCGAGGATTTGGAGGCCAAGCCAACAATCGTGGTAACACTGGAGTATGTTACACATGTGATCAGCCGGGACATATTTCGAGGTTTTGTCCCAAAAATCAGCGGAATAACCAATGGAGTAACCAGCAGGGTTATTCATCGCTGAGGATGGAAGATGTTACTTGTTTCTTCTGTGGAAGGAAGGGCCATTATGCATCGTCATGTCCAAACAAGCCAATCCCTTCGACCTCTCTCGCGATCCGAGCTCCTCCTAGCCGTCCAGCTATTGTGCCAGCACCAAAGAAGCAAAACCTAGGAGGTAGAGTTTATGCCTAA